Sequence from the Suncus etruscus isolate mSunEtr1 chromosome 1, mSunEtr1.pri.cur, whole genome shotgun sequence genome:
TAGGAGTAGTGAGATagggcagccttgttttgtaccagattttagaggaagcTTGTCCTCATTGagaatgatatttgccattggcttgtggtatatggtcttaactatattgagaaaagttccttctattcctttCTTGATCAAAGTtcttatcaagaatgagtgttggacattattgaatgctttctctgcatctatttatatgattatatggtttttctttttcttttttgatatggtgtattatgttgattaatttacatatgttaaaccatccttgcatttgtggaatgaatcctacttggttgtggtgtatgacATTCTTGATAAGGCTTTGGATCCTattcaccaggattttgttgaggtctttgcatctgtgctcatcaaGGGTATtgctctgtagtttttttttttttttttttttttttttggtgcagcatttctttctattttttctttgtttttgggccacatccattgatgctcaggggttactcctggctatgcattcagaaattgctcctggcttgggggaccatatgagatgccgagggatcaaattgcggtacatcctaggctagtacttgcaaggcagatgccttacctctaatgccactgTTCCAAACCCTTGTGCAGCatttctatctggttttggtatcaaggtgatgttagtttcataaaaactatttggaacttttcctgattcttcaatttcctgaaagagcctgaaaaggatttggtagtaattcctctcaAAAGGGTTGAATGAATTTGTTAGTGAGTCCATCAGGGCCTGAGCTtatgtttttgggaagactttttattaccattttaattttctcagtagtgatgggtctgtttatatatgctaaatcatcctggtttaacaTGAAAGATTATAAGACTGCAAGATGTATCTATATCTTCCAGGTTCTTCcaggtggcatagagtttctcaaagtattctccgGTTACCCTTTCAATCTTGcaatctgtagtgatctcccaactttcatttctaatctggtttattaagtttctttctctatctgtttctttttgagtttttctagtggtttatcaatcttatttattttttaaaagaaccaacttttgcttttgttgatctttaggattgttttttatttccactttattgatttctgctctgagatttgttattttcttctgtctaccgttttttttgatcattttctaattttaaaagctgagtAATTAGGACTTTTTATAAGCCCTTTcgtcctttctgatgtgtgcttgcaagctataaattttcctcttagtactgcttttgctgtgttccttaaattctggtaatttttgtattaattttcgTATATTTTCAgttatgttttgatttcctctttgatttcatccctgatccactggttgttcagtagtgagctgtttaatttccaggtgttgaagttttttctgtgtcccttcgagtttacttctaatttcagagaCTATGAACTGAGAATGTTGTCTttatgatttctatccttttgatttttatggagatatgttttatgggccaacatgtggtctatcctggagaatgacccatgttcattggagaagaatctgtatccagtttttttgttttttgttttttgggccacacccatgaagctcagaggttactcctggctatgagctcagaaatcgctcctggcttggggaccacatgggacgccgggggattgaactgcggtctgtcctaggctagcatgagcaaggcagatgccttactgcttgtgccaccactctggcccctgtatccagttttttttttgtgtgtgtgtggatgaagtgccatatatatacttgtccactttcttccatttctcttttcagagcgagtatattcttgttgggtttaagCCTGGTTGATCTGtgaaggggtgacagggcagtgttgaggtctcccactattattgtgttgctattgatatcttctttcagatttatcaacaattgtattaaatatttttctggtccctcattgggtgcatatatgcttaggagtgtgatttcttcctgttatacatatCCTTTGTTttgtacaaaatgtccatctttgtcccttataaattttctgagtctaaagtttgtgtcatcttatattaatatggccactctagctttttttaatcaaaaatttttaaattttggaccacttccagtgatgcccaggggttactcctggctatacactcagaaatcactcctggcttggggtatcatacaGGACGCTGGGGGAGCAAATtgaggtccatccttggtcagccatatgcaagacaaataccctaccactgtgccattgctctggtcccacactctagcttgttttgttttgttttggggccacactcggtggtgctcaggggttactcatggcttggtgctcagaaatagctccttgtaggcacggggtaccatatgggatgccaggatttgaaccaccattggtcctggtttggctgcttgtcGCCTGCTTTTCCTCTGGCCCCCATACACACTCTAGCTTAAACCCTTAaggggagttgtttgcttgaatgattttcttccaacctttgctTTTGATgaatctatgcttgttctgactatttagatgtgtttcttgcatgcagcagaatgttggattcatctttttgatccattttgccactctgtgtctctaaacaggtgcatttagtccattgatgttgagagatataattgtcatgagacttaatgtcatctttgtgtaggagtttggtgtaactgttggtctttcttgtctgaaagtagacctttcagtttttcttttaagactggttttgagtctataaagtttctgagctgttgtttatccttgaatctatgtatacttccttcaaatctaaaagtgagtctggctgggctCAGTATTCCAGGTAAAGCAttctttttgttgagttttgtcactatatcccaccactgtcttctggccttgaaggtttcttTTGACAGGTgtactgtaaatttttttttttttttggttttgggtcacacccggcagtgctcaggggttactcctggctccaagctcagaaatcactcctggcaggctcgggggaccatatgagatgctgggattggaaccaatgaccttctgcatgaaaggtaaatgccttacctccatgctatctctctggcccctgtgctgtaaatctttttttttttttttttttttttttggtttttgggtctcacccggcagtgctcaggagttactcctggctccatgctcagaagtcgctcctggcgagcacaggggaccatatgggatgccaggattcgaaccgatgaccttttgcatgagaggcaaacgccttacctccatgctatctctccggcccctgtgctgtaaatcttaaagatgctcttttgaatgtaatttccctttttgatcttgctgatttcagtattctatctctatctgtgggatttgtcattgtgaataAGATGTGTCTTCGGGTGCTTTTCATCGGATCtctttttagctgatactcttctctttgggtatgcaggatttggtttcaTGCCATATTTTGCTTTGGAagattctctgcaatgatgtccttgactgttgattcttcctggggattttcttccagtgtctctgggattccaacgattattatgttgtttctgttgaatttatcaaagacttgtattttaatctgttcacattccttgagtattttttacaCTGTCTAATAATttactttaaggctcttttccaatctattctgctgtatggagttgttctacatctcatcctctggctcactgacacTGTTCTCAGCTGTCTTTACtccattgaagaggctttccattgaagtttttatttcatctactgagtttttcagtcctgttatttcagtttggagttttatgatttctgtcttgtGGTCTGTTCTGCTAGATCTAGCTTATCCAGATTCTACCCCACCTCTTTAGccatctcattgttttgatttaactATTATCATTTGGTTCACATGTTGATTTTATAGGTTTAGGTGTATATTGTTACTACACGTCCACAGCACCAAAGTGTCTAAAGTGTTTCTACCAGCCTGcctacttttctcttccttttgccCCAATTTCTTGTAGAAAGAACCAATAGTTTGCCCACATTtgataccttttattttcttgccatCTTTTCTGTAggccacagataagtgagaacatccagtatttgtctttttccctttgacttactatgcttaacatgatatcctccagttccaGTCAAATTGTAGCAAACtgcttgatttcatctttttctgtGGCTGTGTAGAGTGCTCCTGTGTATGTAgaccataatttttttgtttgtttttaggccacacctggatgcactcagggttcatggcatagcactcagaaatcgtttctggcaggcttgggggactatatgggatgctgggaatcaaacctgggttcattcccaattgtctacttacaaggcaaatgccctaccagtgtgctgtctctttggtcccatgaccacagtttctttaaggATTCTCTTATAAGTGCTGATGCTGAAGCCTTTGCTAGCTCCACTATCTCATGTGGCATACAAACTTTTAGTTGGTCCTCCATGTCCCCTTTTGTCCCCACCTTTgtctaaaaatttttctttgggaATCTATGTAGACTAACTTGCCTCTAGCGTATAGAGTTTGGGCAAAGTGATAAGTATCCCTGCCATGATTATGGTGTGATATTTATATTTCCATCTTGCTGGTCTTCCttctctgggattttttttttttgagtcacaccgggcagcactcaggggtgagtgctctacgctcagaaatcatttctggcaggctaaggggactatatgggattccgggatttgaactaccattcttctgcatgtaaggcaaatgctctacctccatgctatctcacctgcCCCCTTCTCTGGAGATTTTCTATGTCTACTTAATGAAGTAAACAGATTGTTCAAATATCCATTTTGTTAAGAGCATGGGTATCCATTAAGACAGAAAGGTGACTTTAAATCAGCATCCAGCAAAATGTATTTGACCTAGTTCCACAATTCcaagaaatacattttatcaTTGGATATATTATATACCTTGGGATCTGTGAAAAGTTTAAAATGTTGATTGTTAGAAATGTAGAACAAGGcatttattcttgaaagagatgacTTCTCATAGGTGAGGATATATGTGTAACAAGGAAGCTCATCTGGACACAAACCAcattagctttttgtttgttggtttttgggctacttggcagtgttcagggcttactcctggctctgtgttcaggcatcaTTTTGGTGGGGCAGGTGTACATATGGAGTTTTGAGGATTAAAGCCATGTCAgcaagcatgcaaagcaagtgtcctattcATGTTACTAATGCTCTGACCCAGCATTATTACTATCTTGGTTAGGTCTTGGTCACACGAGTGTATCTGTCATGTGATGTGTTTATATTATCAATATGATATTGGGATATCTATGTTTACAGACCTCAAGGATGAAAGGAGGGATGAAGCTCCATCCACCCTAAAAAAGCCCTTTCTATTGTTGCTGACAAGAGTAGCATGTAGGCAAAACATTAGAAGGCAAATTAGGGGTAGTTGATAGGCCAACTGGTAACTGAGCTCAGACCCAATTTGCATTCTCATGGAGCAGGATTCACCTTTTTTCCAAGCTAGAGAAATCTTATTGAAGGGGAGTTGAGCCAGATTCAGAGGCAGAGACTGAGTCAGATCATCTCAAACCAGGGAAGATTAAAAGAGGGACTGGGGCAGGTCAGGAGGAGATCTGGAAATAAGGCTCAGGGTGGTGTTTTAGGAAGGACCAGAATGCAACCAGCACTCACATTCTTCTTCATGCTGCTCTTTGTTCTTCTTTGTCTCCTGGGACTCCTGGCCAATGGTTTTATTGTACTGACTCTGAGCAGAGAAAGGATGTGCCATGGAAGGCTCCTTCCCTCTGACCTCATCCTCCTTTGCTTGGCAGTCAGCCGCTTCTTCCTGCAATGGGTTGGGATGGTCAACAGCTTCTACGGCTTTCTCCATTTTATGGAGTACAGAACTGTCCGCCAGTTCTTTGGGCTGCAATGGGACTTCCTGAACACAGCCACCTACTGGTTTGGCACTTGGCTCAGTGTCCTCTTCTGTTTGAAGGTTGCCAACATCTCCCACCCTGCCTTCCTCTGGCTGAAGTGGAGGTTCCTGGGGTCATTGCCCTGGTTGTTGCTGAGTACCCTCCTGATATCCTCCCTTGTCACCCTGCTGTTCTTTTGGGGGAATCATGAGTTGTATCAAGGATTCTTATCTAGAAGGTCTTCTGACAACATGACATACAGAGAGTGGAGCAGGAGGCTGGAACTTTCCTATTTCCTGCCCCTGAAGCTGGTGACATTGTCCATTCCCTGCTCCATTTTTCTGCTCTTCATTGTGCTGCTGATCAGCTCTCTGAGGGTCCACATGGGGAGAATGAGGCCCCACTTTCACAGCCTACAGGATCCCTATGCTCAGGCTCATACTCGAGCTCTGACATCTCTCATCTCCTTTCTCGTTCTTTATGCTCTCTCTTTTGTGTCCCTAATCATTGATATCCTGGGATTTTTTTCCATAGAGAGTGACTGGTACTGGCCGTGGCAGAATGTAATCTACTTGTGTATATCTGTCCATCCCTTGATCCTCATCCTCAGCAATCCCCGGCTTCAAGGGATGTACAGGCATCTACTTCTGTTGGCCAGGGGCCTCTGGGAGTCTTAATCTGCATGGACTCTATCTGGACCCCAGAAAAGATTCAGACGGGTATGACTAAACCCTGCCCCACGCATACCAAGATGTCTTCAGGCAGGTACCTCTTGTCCTAGACTGCCAGATTTTCTTCGGGGAGAGTAAACCTGAAAATTCTCAGCATGACTCCTTCCTTGGGATACTTGAAATGCATCCTGTCCTTGGGTTTCAGGGAGCCAGTGATGTCTAAATTGGAatatatttggtgattttttttctgcttgatTTCCATATGTTTTGTGGAAGTCTCCAGTTAGAACGTCTTGATTAACCAACTATCTTACCTCCAGATCCGTCTGGATGGAAGTTTAGATGGAGAAGCAACAACCTTGATGAAGTGAGATTCTGAAACACTTAGGCACAGAAACTATGGCAGATGACAGTTGGTGCTAGAGTTCTCTTTCCATGCACAGTCCTTTTCTACAACCAAATTTGGATGATGTATCTTTATAGTACTcaatctgaaaatatttattttggtttgggagctataccctgtggtgttcagggcttactcctggctctgtgcttaagaatcactcctggggccgggcggtggcgctcgaggtaaggtgcctgccttacctgcgctagcctaggagacggaccgcggttcgatcccccggcgtcccatatggtcccccaagccaggagcgacttctgagcgcatagccaggagtaacccctgagcgtcaccgggtgtggcccaaaaaccaaaaaaaaaaaaaaaaaaaaaaaaaaaaaagaatcactcctgatggtggtgCTTGAACAAGAGATTGGAATTGAACAAGGGATTAAACAGGTTACAAGGTCAACAGTGTACCTTatgcctgtattatctctcaaacTGTcccatcttaaaaataattaagcaatATTATCATTCTTCTTTGGTTTTCATCTTTCTAGTCTTAAATGGCAGCTATTGTTCCACTTTTATTCCTCCTTTAGAATTACACATGGTGATTGTCTCCTTTTCCAGTTTGTCTCTGGAACATTTACTCCCCAGGTAAATATCTCAAGTTCTGTTGAATTGAATAAAACCTACatttttattccaaaaaaaaaaaaaacccaaaaaaccaagcaTTCATAATGCTCACTTAGTTTATGTTCCAAATTCCTTATGCTtacctggtttttattttttaagtatcagcttaataaatctttttcatttggggtcacattcagcagtgatcagggattactcttggctgtgcttagggatcactcatggtgaggCTTAAGGGATAATAATAATGGAACCCTGGTCTACTTCATGCCAGGAAAACATCTTTTCTACTTGACTTTCCCATGTCACTAGTCCCAAATAAaccttatatttaaatattatttaaaacagttTATTCTTACTACCATTCAACCCTTTTAAGAAATAGTTTTAGAGACACTGCTAAAGGGGAGCTGACACCGGTGGTGGAATTGGTGATAGAATATTACATACCTAAAATTCAATAACTTTctaaatcatagttctttaataaaatacaatgttaaaaggaatattttggagaaaaatgAATACGTGTACAGGTTATCACACGTATTTAATAATTCacaaataatacataaattaagtatataaattttaatcaatATACGGATAGCtatcattattttccttttctcttaaatATCTATGGTTACAACATTCTTCTCAAACTGTACAAATTTGTCACTGGCtatggttttgtttctttcagagaaatattttagagttagGTGCCTTTAAGATAGGTTTAGAAGTTTTTGCTAAAACACAATAAACTAATTTCAAACACTAACAACTGAATTTCAATAGGaagaaatttttttgggggggtcacacgcgACAGCAttttggggttcctcctggctctacgctcagaaatcactcctggcaggctgggggaccatattggatgctgggatttgaacctccgtcattctgcatgctatctctcctgcccagaagaaattcttttttttttttaatttaatttttttatattttttcttctttatttgaacatcttgattacataaatgattgtgattaggtttcagtcatgtaaagaacacccccttcaccagtgcaacattcccaccaccaatgtccccaatctcccttcatcccaccccaccccagaagAAATTTTTAATCTCTGAAAGTGAAAGTAATTTTGCTACTGAAGGAACATGCCGCTATATCAAGGAACATCAATGGAGTATATAATTAGAGGGAAATTTATTTTAcctgtttattttatatgtatatattttagtagGCAAGATATTTACATGATTCAAAATTCAAAAGGTAAAAATGTAGATAGAAACCCCCCCCCTTCTTGTTTTGGACAGATAATAATGAGGCATTTTATACAGTTTTACATCCAtctttatagatatattttagtCTATCACAGAAAACAACTCATACTTAACAGTCAAATAACTTACATATTGGTATATTCTTTATCAGTAGCTAAAATTGTTCATCCTGTGTCTATCTACACAATAGTTGCACAACTTTTAGCTATTATAATCTTTGGTCATCTCTTGGAACTTTATGTGAATACActttccttctttaaaaaaaaaatagaggttgggggccagagagatagcacagcagtagggcttttgccttgcacgcagatggatggtggttcgaattcctgcatccaatataatcctctgagcctgccagggctatttctgagttgagagccaggagtaacccctgagcactgtcaggtgtgactcaaaaaccaaaaaaggaaaagaaaaagaaaaaaaaaaagatgcactacaatttattTGACTAGTCTACAATTTGTGGTCATTTAATTTGAACCAGTTTTTTTCCTAACAATGTTATAATGATAAATGaaccacatatatacatataaaatctttCATAATGCAACTTACAAGAGGATAAATTCCATGAAATGGAATTACTGGGTGAAATTGCACCGGAGTTTTAGAATTTTAACAGTTCTAAGTCCAAATTATCTTATAGCAATTTATGAAAGTGACTCTGTACACATTTTATTGTTCTAATCTGTACAGTAAAATACAACAATTGTAATCTGTGTGATTATTTTGAATAAGATTTATCAATATTTTGTGTGTAGAGCCATTTGAGTCAGTAATTTGTATCTGTTTTCTGGGTCTATATCTTCACTTAGTTTTGAATTTTTGTCTTTCGTTTCATAGTAGTTTGTAAGAATTCTTTAGATCTTAAAGAAATCACTGTTATTTGTAAAGGATTGGTAAAACATAACCCACTCTCAGTGTCTTGGTTGCCACATTAGATTTCAATCTTTCCTATTTTGAAATATAGACTCATAGTCAAATAAAAATTGTGCAGATACCTTTATACACTTCACCAAGATATCCTTGGTGGTGACCAATTTTTATGACTATAATACTTTACCCAAAATGTAAAATGAGCATCATTATAGTTGCTGTTAACAAGTCTACTGAATTAATCTTGTTTTTGTAAATTGTTTtcatgtgcatttgtgtgtgtgtatgtaaatgtTTCTATGTAATTTTATCCTATGTCTAGATTGCATAACAACAATTAAGACATAGAAATAACCTCTCCTTACAAAGAACTTGACTGTGTAATCCCTTTGCCTCTTACTTGCCTCCCACCTTACTAGTCAtgatgtttggtttttatttgcctttttctcATTGGAGCCACacttagcagagctcaggggcatGGGGCCACACCCTACTATGGGGTACTTGAGCTGGCAACATTTAGGGTTCACTTGGGTCATTTCAGGTACTGTT
This genomic interval carries:
- the LOC126011608 gene encoding taste receptor type 2 member 41-like, with protein sequence MQPALTFFFMLLFVLLCLLGLLANGFIVLTLSRERMCHGRLLPSDLILLCLAVSRFFLQWVGMVNSFYGFLHFMEYRTVRQFFGLQWDFLNTATYWFGTWLSVLFCLKVANISHPAFLWLKWRFLGSLPWLLLSTLLISSLVTLLFFWGNHELYQGFLSRRSSDNMTYREWSRRLELSYFLPLKLVTLSIPCSIFLLFIVLLISSLRVHMGRMRPHFHSLQDPYAQAHTRALTSLISFLVLYALSFVSLIIDILGFFSIESDWYWPWQNVIYLCISVHPLILILSNPRLQGMYRHLLLLARGLWES